One genomic region from Candidatus Eisenbacteria bacterium encodes:
- a CDS encoding helix-turn-helix domain-containing protein — translation MADLEVIDDPAAAVVALDPTRARLLAELAEPGSASSLATRVGITRQKVNYHLRALEAHGLVRPAGERRWGGLVERRMVATAASYVVSPAALGDAANDPARASDRLSASYLIALAARVIREVGDLLRGSKEQRKHLATLAIDTEVRFRSPAERAAFTAELTHAITGLVARYHDATAPGGRPHRVILVAHPSPRKPRT, via the coding sequence ATCGCGGACCTCGAAGTCATCGACGACCCCGCCGCCGCCGTGGTGGCTCTCGACCCGACCCGCGCTCGCCTCCTGGCGGAGCTCGCCGAGCCCGGCTCGGCGTCGTCGCTCGCGACCCGTGTCGGCATCACTCGCCAGAAGGTGAACTACCATCTCCGGGCGCTCGAGGCTCACGGGCTCGTCCGCCCGGCCGGAGAGCGCCGATGGGGAGGACTCGTCGAGCGGCGCATGGTCGCCACCGCCGCTTCCTACGTCGTCTCCCCTGCCGCGCTGGGGGATGCCGCCAATGATCCCGCACGCGCATCCGATCGACTCTCCGCGAGCTACCTGATCGCTCTGGCCGCGCGCGTCATCCGCGAGGTCGGCGACCTCCTCCGCGGCTCGAAGGAACAGCGCAAGCATCTCGCGACCCTCGCGATCGACACCGAAGTCCGCTTCCGTTCTCCGGCGGAGCGCGCCGCGTTCACGGCGGAGCTCACTCATGCCATCACCGGGCTCGTTGCGCGCTACCACGACGCGACAGCTCCGGGCGGCCGCCCGCATCGAGTCATCCTCGTCGCCCACCCCTCACCCCGGAAGCCCCGAACCTAG
- a CDS encoding SRPBCC domain-containing protein, which produces MPTQKDPSGRRFIAVETEVPGTPEEVWQAIATGPGITSWFVPTQLEEREKGSILMNFGPGMESKAEIQVWDPPRRFTAENKEGMGPGSPAMATEWTVEAKAGGTCLVRVVHSWFASTDDWDKQFESVEKGWPAFFRILRSYLTHFRGQPCTLVQLMAVAPGPKEKAWAEIAGPLGIEEASIGRSVTSSSDAPPIAAVVEHVSPKDYPDLILRLEQPAPGTARLFTMPMGGQVFVSVSLYLYGDAARAVAAREEPVWRAWLDRLFPAPVGQTES; this is translated from the coding sequence ATGCCGACGCAGAAGGATCCCTCAGGGCGGCGTTTCATCGCCGTCGAGACCGAAGTGCCCGGAACGCCGGAGGAAGTGTGGCAGGCCATCGCGACGGGACCGGGAATCACGTCCTGGTTCGTTCCGACCCAGCTCGAGGAGCGCGAGAAGGGGTCGATCCTCATGAACTTCGGTCCCGGCATGGAGTCGAAGGCGGAGATTCAGGTGTGGGACCCGCCCCGTCGCTTCACCGCCGAGAACAAGGAAGGCATGGGCCCGGGCTCACCCGCCATGGCGACCGAGTGGACCGTCGAGGCGAAGGCCGGCGGAACCTGTCTCGTGCGTGTCGTCCACAGCTGGTTCGCGAGCACGGACGACTGGGACAAGCAGTTCGAGAGCGTCGAGAAGGGCTGGCCGGCGTTCTTCCGGATTCTCCGGAGCTATCTCACGCACTTCCGCGGCCAGCCGTGCACGCTGGTCCAGCTGATGGCGGTCGCACCGGGGCCCAAGGAGAAAGCTTGGGCCGAGATCGCCGGTCCGCTCGGCATCGAGGAAGCGAGCATCGGTCGGTCCGTGACCTCGTCGAGCGACGCGCCACCGATCGCAGCGGTCGTCGAGCATGTGAGCCCGAAGGACTATCCCGACCTCATTCTTCGTCTCGAGCAACCGGCGCCGGGTACCGCCCGTCTCTTCACCATGCCCATGGGGGGCCAGGTCTTCGTGTCCGTCAGCTTGTACCTGTACGGGGACGCGGCGCGCGCGGTCGCCGCGCGCGAGGAGCCGGTGTGGCGAGCGTGGCTCGATCGGCTCTTCCCCGCTCCGGTGGGCCAGACGGAGTCCTAG
- a CDS encoding ammonium transporter — protein sequence MTTLVTATSPVAAASSALDSGSTAWMLASSALVLLMVPGLALFYGGMVRRKNVLTTMLHSFIAMALIGVQWILVGYSLAFGSSQGGWIGWSWEAVGLHGVLPGRLFSDKAIPELAFVMFQGKFAIITPALISGAVAERLKFSSYVVFILLWATLVYCPLAHWVWAPGGWLFEYGVLDFAGGTVVHIAAGVSALVLALMIGPRRDYPHGAIQPNNLTLTLTGAGLLWFGWFGFNAGSAVAVEHPVAGFSAALAFATTQTAAASAALVWLLIEWIQTGKPTSVGMASGIVAGLVAITPAAGHVMPLSAMVIGAGASLVCYGAVRLKSRLGYDDSLDAFGVHGVGGIWGALATGLFCVIPVAGLLGGNPGQLFKQLVGVVITILFAAAGTFLIATALRLTMGLRVSERQERDGLDITVHGERGYHL from the coding sequence ATGACGACTCTCGTCACTGCCACGTCGCCGGTCGCTGCCGCCTCCTCGGCCCTCGACAGCGGCTCCACCGCCTGGATGCTCGCCTCCTCGGCGCTCGTGTTGCTCATGGTTCCGGGACTGGCGCTGTTCTACGGCGGGATGGTGCGGCGCAAGAACGTCCTCACCACCATGCTGCATTCGTTCATCGCCATGGCGCTCATCGGAGTGCAGTGGATCCTGGTGGGCTATTCCCTCGCCTTCGGCAGCTCCCAGGGTGGGTGGATCGGTTGGTCGTGGGAGGCCGTCGGTCTCCACGGCGTGCTTCCAGGTCGCCTGTTCTCCGACAAGGCGATCCCCGAGCTGGCGTTCGTCATGTTCCAGGGCAAGTTCGCCATCATCACCCCGGCCCTGATCAGCGGTGCGGTCGCCGAGCGCCTCAAGTTCTCGAGCTATGTGGTGTTCATCCTGCTGTGGGCCACGCTCGTGTACTGCCCCTTGGCGCACTGGGTGTGGGCTCCAGGCGGCTGGCTCTTCGAGTACGGCGTGCTCGACTTCGCGGGAGGCACGGTGGTGCACATCGCGGCCGGCGTCTCGGCGCTGGTGCTGGCTCTCATGATCGGGCCGCGCCGTGACTACCCGCACGGGGCGATCCAGCCCAACAACCTGACCCTCACCCTCACCGGGGCGGGGCTCCTCTGGTTCGGCTGGTTCGGCTTCAACGCAGGCAGTGCGGTGGCCGTCGAGCATCCGGTGGCCGGTTTCTCGGCCGCGCTCGCCTTCGCCACCACACAGACCGCGGCCGCGTCCGCCGCTCTGGTCTGGCTTCTGATCGAGTGGATCCAAACGGGCAAGCCCACGAGCGTGGGAATGGCGTCGGGAATCGTGGCGGGGCTGGTGGCCATCACGCCTGCGGCCGGGCACGTCATGCCGCTCTCGGCCATGGTCATCGGAGCGGGCGCCTCCCTGGTGTGCTACGGCGCCGTGCGGCTCAAGAGCCGTCTCGGCTACGACGACTCGCTCGACGCCTTCGGGGTGCACGGCGTCGGCGGCATCTGGGGCGCGCTCGCGACCGGCCTGTTCTGCGTGATCCCGGTGGCAGGTCTCCTCGGCGGCAATCCAGGGCAGCTGTTCAAGCAGCTCGTAGGGGTCGTGATCACCATCCTGTTCGCGGCGGCCGGCACCTTCCTGATCGCCACGGCGCTGCGTCTCACCATGGGCTTGAGGGTGTCCGAGCGGCAGGAGCGCGACGGGCTCGACATCACCGTCCACGGCGAGCGCGGCTACCACCTGTAG
- a CDS encoding P-II family nitrogen regulator encodes MKLVIAIIRPEKLDAVQRALQLALDEGDNYRLTVQTVDGHGRQGGEVEYFRGQPVRHNLVHKTQVTIGVNDPYVEPAIQAIIEGARTADGEIGDGKIFVLPLEECVRIRTGERGGAAI; translated from the coding sequence ATGAAGCTGGTCATCGCCATCATCCGCCCCGAGAAGCTCGACGCGGTGCAGCGGGCGCTTCAGCTCGCGCTCGACGAGGGGGACAACTATCGTCTCACGGTCCAGACGGTGGACGGCCACGGGCGTCAAGGCGGCGAGGTGGAGTACTTCCGCGGCCAGCCGGTGCGGCACAACCTGGTTCACAAGACCCAGGTGACCATCGGCGTCAACGACCCCTACGTGGAGCCGGCGATCCAGGCCATCATCGAGGGCGCGCGCACCGCCGACGGCGAGATCGGGGACGGCAAGATCTTCGTGCTGCCGCTCGAGGAGTGCGTGCGCATCCGCACCGGCGAGCGCGGCGGTGCCGCGATCTAG